In Juglans regia cultivar Chandler chromosome 13, Walnut 2.0, whole genome shotgun sequence, the following proteins share a genomic window:
- the LOC109013148 gene encoding elongator complex protein 2-like — protein sequence MSMNGGVEVKRVFIGAGCNRIVNNVSWGACDLVAFGVQNAVAIFCPKTAQILTTLPGHKASVNCTQWLPSNKFSFKAKQLERHYLLSGDADGVIILWELCLLDRKWRHVLQVPQSHKKGVTCITGIMVSETEAIFASTSSDSTIHVWEVLFPSSTGGDCKLLCLESLFVGLKPMVALSLAKLPGDTGHLVLAMGGLDNKIHLYCGERTGKFLHACELKGHMDWIRSLDFSLPICTKDEAKSILLVSSSQDKGIRIWKLTLRSSLGSTQGAYRREEITLASYIEGPMFVAGLSSYQISLESLLIGHEDWVYSVEWQPPLTASVEGIDYYQPQSILSASMDKTMMVWQPERTSGIWMNVVTVGELSHCALGFYGGHWSPNGDSILAHGYGGSFHLWKNVGVNLDNWQPQKVPSGHFAAVADVAWARSGEYILSVSHDQTSRIFASWKNEASLRDGDSWHEIARPQVHGHDINCVTIISGKGNHCFVSGADEKVARVFEAPLSFLKTLNHATSQSSSFSEDIQVDVQILGANMSALGLSQKPIYLQATHETPYRSGNDGLDTLETIPDAVPAVLTEPPIEDQLAWHTLWPESHKLYGHGNELFSLCCDHEGKLVASSCKAQSAMIAEIWLWQVGSWKAVGHMQSHSLTVTQMEFSHDDNMLLAVSRDRQFSVFTIKRTGNNEVSYQLVARQEAHKRIIWSCSWNPHGHEFATGSRDKTVKIWAVDKGSSVRQLLTLPQFNSSVTALSWFGFGHQGNDGDGFLAVGMESGLIELWSLSVKRTDDGSIAAAGVSAAAVVQLDPFMCHVSAVNRLAWKNTKSEDSRNMQLASCGADHSVRVFEINVV from the exons ATGTCAATGAATGGGGGGGTTGAGGTGAAGAGAGTGTTCATAGGAGCAGGATGCAACAGAATAGTGAACAACGTGTCGTGGGGCGCCTGTGATTTGGTGGCCTTTGGTGTCCAAAATGCCGTAGCTATATTCTGCCCCAAG ACTGCTCAAATCTTGACCACGCTTCCGGGTCACAAGGCCTCTGTGAACTGCACTCAGTGGCTTCCAAgtaataaattttcatttaaag CTAAACAGTTAGAGAGGCACTATCTGCTCTCTGGGGATGCTGATGGTGTCATTATCTTATGGGAACTATGTCTCCTTGACAGAAAG TGGAGGCATGTGTTACAAGTACCACAATCACACAAGAAGGGCGTCACATGCATTACTGGAATTATGGTTTCTGAAACCGAGGCAATCTTTGCCTCTACTTCTTCAGACAGTACAATCCATGTATGGGAAGTGTTGTTTCCATCTAGTACTGGAG GTGACTGCAAATTGCTTTGTCTGGAATCTCTCTTTGTTGGTTTGAAACCTATGGTAGCACTTTCATTAGCAAAATTGCCTGGAGATACTGGGCATTTAGTTCTAGCAATGGGAGGATTAGATAACAAGATTCATCTATACTGTGGGGAGAGGACTGGAAAG TTTCTTCATGCATGTGAATTAAAAGGACATATGGATTGGATCCGAAGTCTGGACTTCTCATTACCTATATGCACCAAGGATGAAGCAAAAAGTATTCTACTTGTAAGTTCGTCTCAGGACAAAGGCATACGCATATGGAAACTGACTCTACGGAGTTCTCTTGGCAGCACTCAGGGTGCATACAGGAGAGAAGAAATAACCCTAGCATCTTATATTGAAGGCCCTATGTTTGTAGCTGGCTTATCCTCTTATCAAATATCTTTGGAATCTCTTCTAATCGGACATGAAGATTGGGTATATTCAGTGGAGTGGCAACCCCCTTTAACTGCATCTGTAGAAGGAATTGACTACTATCAACCTCAAAGTATCTTATCTGCATCTATGGACAAGACAATGATGGTCTGGCAACCTGAAAGAACTTCTGGTATCTGGATGAATGTTGTTACTGTTGGTGAATTAAGTCATTGTGCTTTAGGGTTTTATGGTGGCCATTGGAGCCCAAATGGAGATTCCATTTTAGCACATGGATATGGTGGATCCTTCCACCTCTGGAAAAATGTTGGGGTGAACCTAGATAATTGGCAACCGCAAAAGGTTCCGTCTGGACATTTTGCAGCTGTGGCAGATGTAGCATGGGCAAGATCTGGTGAATACATACTGTCAGTCAGCCATGACCAG ACATCTCGAATATTTGCTTCATGGAAAAATGAGGCTTCTCTTAGAGATGGGGACTCTTGGCATGAAATTGCTCGCCCTCAGGTTCACGGTCATGATATTAATTGCGTGACCATTATCAGCGGAAAGGGGAACCATTGTTTTGTCAGTGGAGCTGATGAGAAAGTTGCCAGAGTATTTGAAGCTCCATTGTCTTTTTTGAAGACCTTGAACCATGCTACTTCACAAAGTTCTAGTTTCTCTGAAGATATCCAGGTAGATGTTCAGATTTTGGGTGCAAATATGTCTGCTCTTGGGCTATCACAAAAACCTATTTATCTTCAgg CCACACATGAGACCCCATATAGAAGTGGGAATGATGGCCTTGACACCCTTGAAACTATTCCCGATGCGGTTCCGGCTGTCTTGACCGAACCCCCAATTGAGGATCAACTGGCATGGCATACACTCTGGCCAGAATCACACAAACTTTATGGTCATGGAAATGAGTTGTTTTCTTTGTGCTGTGACCATGAGGGGAAACTTGTTGCTTCGTCATGCAAG GCCCAATCTGCAATGATAGCAGAAATATGGTTGTGGCAAGTGGGTTCATGGAAGGCTGTTGGTCATATGCAGTCACACAGTTTAACTGTGACACAGATGGAATTCTCACATGACGACAACATGCTTTTGGCTGTGTCAAGGGATCGCCAGTTTTCTGTTTTCACTATCAAAAGAACAG GCAACAACGAAGTTAGTTATCAACTTGTAGCAAGGCAGGAGGCACATAAAAGAATCATCTGGTCGTGTTCATGGAATCCACATGGTCACGAATTTGCCACGGGTTCACGGGACAAGACAGTGAAGATTTGGGCTGTTGATAAGGGATCTTCTGTTAGGCAGCTTCTGACTTTGCCGCAATTCAACAGTAGTGTCACAGCATTATCTTGGTTTGGTTTTGGTCATCAGGGAAACGATGGCGATGGGTTCCTAGCAGTTGGAATGGAAAGTGGACTGATTGAACTGTGGAGTCTCTCTGTTAAAAGAACCGATGATGGCAGCATTGCTGCAGCAGGTGTatctgctgctgctgttgtgCAACTCGATCCGTTCATGTGCCATGTCTCTGCAGTAAACCGTCTAGCATGGAAAAATACCAAGAGTGAAGATTCCAGGAACATGCAGCTTGCTTCTTGTGGTGCTGATCATTCTGTGAGAGTGTTTGAGATAAATGTTGTTTAA
- the LOC109013150 gene encoding uncharacterized protein LOC109013150 encodes MEPTQPALSLSNAATNTVSPHLAYPDSLDSSPRSRNTDSWDDTLPTNNAPTSAKLRLMCSYGGHIVPRPHDKSLCYVGGDTRIVVVDRHTSLSDLSSRLSKTLLNNRPFTLKYQLPNEDLDSLISVTTDEDLDNMIDEYDRISSNSIKPSRLRLFLFPLKPDSSQSIGPILENSAKSEDWFLNALNAAGLLNRGFSDPASVNCLLGLDDDSVGGNNLDSGGARDLEAAQPGSFGNGKSAKQGQDVHSVPDSPMLETTSSFGSTSSSPSLANLPPIRVHVEDGGGSVGGGGRVLDQKVGIEEQFAQISVSSGPKQDEGFSVISSPPPMPVNIAVAPAMSVSSGMVVGEYPNRVVSDDERSDHGVPVGYRRVPAAHPQSQPHTLPPQSQPKSSGGLDLPSPDSVSSDSSMTNPLSRLKPVYQDSVVQIPSGTLRVPANPVDPKFNISDPNTRVQMQPQVPDSAYVLQSQFDQQQMLLQQTQHQHQQQQYMQGTHYVHHSPTGVMPISAYYPVYPSQQQHHHHQHNPLDQQYSVYYVPSRQAQAYNLSVQQSNISEAATGVPSSRPQTPPTAAMAPPPAVYNPTRNATMTKPEMAAGAYRTATTGAPQLVQVPSNQHQQQQQYLGYSQIHHPSQSMAPTSAAAANYAYDFAADPAHGQIYYTQPLAPTMHSQYQTMTPATAVVLPETSGQLPTDNSKQQIRTSQPL; translated from the exons ATGGAACCAACACAACCGGCTCTGTCTCTATCTAACGCTGCCACCAACACCGTATCTCCTCACCTCGCCTACCCAGATTCCCTAGACTCCTCCCCTCGCTCCCGCAACACGGACTCTTGGGATGATACTCTTCCCACTAACAACGCCCCCACCTCCGCCAAGCTCCGCCTCATGTGTAGCTACGGCGGCCACATCGTCCCTCGCCCGCATGATAAGTCGCTCTGTTACGTCGGCGGTGACACCCGTATCGTCGTCGTCGACCGCCACACCTCCCTCTCGGACCTCTCGTCTCGCCTCTCCAAGACCCTCCTCAATAACCGCCCCTTCACCCTCAAATACCAGCTCCCGAACGAGGACCTCGACTCCCTCATCTCTGTCACCACCGATGAAGACCTTGATAACATGATCGACGAGTACGATCGTATTTCCTCCAATTCTATCAAACCCTCTCGCCTCCgcctcttcctcttccccctCAAGCCCGATTCCTCGCAATCTATCGGCCCGATTCTCGAAAACTCCGCCAAGTCCGAGGACTGGTTCTTGAACGCTCTGAACGCGGCCGGCTTGCTTAATCGAGGGTTTTCCGACCCCGCTTCGGTCAATTGCTTGCTGGGTCTGGACGATGATAGCGTTGGTGGCAATAACCTGGACTCCGGCGGTGCTAGAGATTTGGAGGCTGCTCAGCCCGGATCGTTTGGGAACGGTAAGAGTGCGAAGCAGGGCCAGGATGTTCACTCTGTGCCGGATTCACCCATGCTTGAAACGACATCGTCTTTCGGGTCCACTTCTTCGTCGCCTTCGCTCGCGAACTTGCCGCCGATTCGGGTCCACGTGGAGGATGGAGGTGGTAGTGTTGGTGGTGGGGGGAGGGTGCTGGATCAGAAGGTAGGGATAGAGGAGCAGTTTGCTCAGATTAGTGTCTCTTCAGGGCCCAAGCAAGATGAGGGTTTTTCCGTTATTTCCTCCCCGCCTCCTATGCCGGTGAATATAGCGGTTGCACCTGCTATGTCAGTGAGTTCTGGGATGGTCGTCGGTGAGTACCCAAATCGGGTTGTTTCGGATGACGAAAGATCGGACCACGGTGTGCCGGTTGGGTATCGGAGAGTGCCCGCTGCTCACCCTCAGTCACAGCCTCACACTCTTCCCCCACAATCCCAGCCGAAGTCAAGTGGTGGCCTTGATTTACCTTCCCCCGATTCAGTTTCAAG TGATAGTAGTATGACCAATCCGTTGTCTCGCCTAAAACCTGTTTATCAAGACTCAGTGGTTCAAATCCCCTCTGGAACCCTGAGGGTTCCTGCGAACCCTGTGGATCCAAAGTTTAATATCTCTGATCCCAACACTCGAGTCCAGATGCAACCACAGGTTCCAGATTCTGCTTATGTATTGCAATCCCAATTTGATCAACAACAGATGTTACTACAGCAAACACAGCACCAACACCAACAGCAGCAATACATGCAGGGCACACATTATGTCCACCATTCCCCCACTGGGGTTATGCCAATTTCGGCATACTACCCTGTCTATCCTTCCCAACAACAGCACCATCATCACCAGCATAATCCACTTGATCAGCAGTACTCAGTATATTATGTGCCCTCAAGGCAGGCCCAAGCGTACAACTTGTCTGTGCAGCAATCTAACATCAGTGAAGCTGCCACTGGTGTCCCTTCTAGCCGCCCTCAAACCCCTCCCACTGCTGCAATGGCCCCTCCTCCTGCAGTTTACAATCCCACAAGGAATGCCACCATGACAAAACCTGAAATGGCTGCGGGTGCTTACAGAACAGCAACCACAGGTGCTCCCCAACTAGTTCAAGTTCCTTCTAATCAGcatcagcagcagcaacaaTATCTTGGTTACTCTCAAATTCATCACCCATCCCAATCAATGGCCCCTACTTCAGCTGCTGCGGCTAATTATGCTTATGACTTTGCTGCTGATCCTGCTCATGGCCAGATATACTATACTCAGCCGCTGGCACCAACAATGCATTCTCAATACCAGACCATGACACCAGCCACTGCTGTTGTGTTGCCAGAAACTTCTGGTCAGCTTCCTACCGACAACAGCAAGCAGCAGATCAGAACTTCACAgccattataa